The proteins below are encoded in one region of Phycisphaerales bacterium AB-hyl4:
- a CDS encoding Rieske (2Fe-2S) protein has translation MPQTTQRHTVCRASELPPGERKIVEINGRSIGVFNVHGNYHALRNICPHQMAPLCQGKVTGTTLPSKPNEYQWDREGEIVRCPWHGWEFDILTGKSVFNPHKLRVKTYKVTIEQDDAQARSGACPASESGEDPSVETFPVSVEDGLVVLHV, from the coding sequence ATGCCACAAACCACGCAACGTCACACCGTCTGCCGTGCAAGCGAATTGCCGCCAGGCGAGCGAAAGATCGTTGAAATCAACGGCCGATCCATCGGCGTGTTCAACGTGCACGGCAACTACCACGCGCTGCGGAACATCTGCCCGCATCAGATGGCCCCGCTATGCCAGGGCAAAGTCACCGGCACGACATTACCCTCCAAGCCCAACGAATATCAGTGGGACCGCGAAGGCGAAATCGTCCGCTGCCCATGGCACGGCTGGGAGTTTGACATCCTCACCGGCAAGAGCGTGTTCAACCCGCACAAACTGCGCGTGAAAACGTACAAGGTCACCATCGAACAGGACGACGCCCAGGCCCGCAGCGGCGCGTGCCCCGCCAGCGAAAGTGGCGAAGACCCCAGCGTCGAAACCTTCCCCGTCAGCGTCGAAGACGGCCTGGTCGTGCTGCACGTATAA